The following DNA comes from Castanea sativa cultivar Marrone di Chiusa Pesio chromosome 10, ASM4071231v1.
CtgtatgaaattaaccttagtttaattattattattcatcaatttttgtatttacatcaaattagtcttaatttaattagtattatatataattatttaattaatgtttatatataaaaaggccTATATAAAGTtttcgccttaggccccaaattttgTTGGGCCGGCCCTGGAGACACCCTTTTGTTGCCGTGTATTTAAAAACAATTGCTTAGTTTCTTCtatttattatattcatatttggGATATATTTACATGAAATAGAGAACCTTATTCAACAACTTACAGATTCAATCGCTAGCAGAAGCTTTTGCCACATCCCTTGATTCCTATACTTCTCATTGGTCGTAACGAAGGGCATCTCTGCAATCTTTGTCCCATGTATTCTGTAGAACCATGAGGACAATCATATTAGTTTAAAGGGTTATTTTCTAAAGCTCCAAGTATACAAGCTTTCCagcacacacacaaaaatacatCACATATTATGGACATACCTCAGAGATGCTGCCGAGATTATTTCGTCATCCTTCTCAAGAATAGCAGTataaaaatgttgaaagttTATGCGAGTCAAATTGGATCTGAAAATAAAGGATTTTTGAGctatcagattttttttttcttgaacttAAAACTATAGACTATGAGAATAGAGAAAAGGTGAACAGATAATGTTTTTCAAAGACTAAATGCCAAACGTGTTGATAAAAAGCAGCAATATTAGACTGAATAAGATGTAGAACAAGTTATAGCTATCTAAGAAATAATTCATAGGGCTGCTTACTCTCGATTGTATATGACACTATGAATCACATTTGTGTTTGTGTGGCGATCTATGATTGGATCAAATGACTCATTCATCATATCCCACACAACTGCTATCTTGCAGTTACATTCTACAATCTGCTGAAAATGATCAACATTTGTAGGCTCTGTAGCTAAATGTAGATCTGTTTGGCGGATAAGAGTCCAAGAGAGTCCTCCGCCTAGCTCATTTTTAACTCTAAGTTCTCTATCCAAGTGCTCCAAGATCTTTGGCAGAACTTATGTCAGAATCCTTTTAACAATACTCAAAAGAATTAGACattctcaaataaaaatgtGTAGAGAACATTAGCATACCTCCTTGCAGCTCAGCTGGCAAAATGATTTTACGTTAGGCGACCTGTCTGGAGTCAATGGGCGATTAATATCTACTTCGACTTCAAGATGACATGACCAGTGATCTACAAGAAGCACAAATTAGGATTTGTCAccttagaatttaaaaaataaaaagaacttcAAAGAAGCTAAGAATCCAAATAAAAGGTATGAAGCACATACATTTCTTCTGACATTGAAAGCATTGGAATAATTCATCATTTGCATAGCCGCTATCGCCACAATATTTGCAAACGCAATAAGGACACCGCCAATCATCTTGAGGAATTCTCTTAAGTTCAAAGTCCAATTACACacaaaattttagaaacaaaacaacaattcataagaaaaaaaaaaaagtaaattttccTAGAAGACATTTTAACTGTGAAAGAAACTGCTGACCTTCAAATTCGTGCAATCTATATGAATTGTGGAAGGACAATTATCACAACATATCAAGTCCCCTCCATCTGCACAGATGACACAAGCATCATCATATTTGTCTACATCAGTCTCTCTAGGCTCAATTAGGTTAAATCCACAATGCCTTGATTTCCTGATCCCATCCAACACATGAATTTGGCATCTCAGGAGGGAAACACTTCTCCTCAATAGAAAAATGTTCGCATAAGGCCTTTTCACATTACTATGAGCATGAGCTTCAAATTCCCGCActgttatctccttattacaaCAATTACATAATATCCCAGCCCTTGTAATCATTCCCTTAAGCAATATGTTTTGTTGACAAGGATCATCCATGTAtcctacttcttctttttcctcaattATCTTCAAGTCTATCAACCATGACAAGATTGTTCTTTTTGACTCAGTTGGTCCAGTCTTATTTGCACATCTAGTGCGTTTCATAAGCGAATAAGGAGCTCGTCTTCTTCTCCTTGAACTTTCTCCAACTTCAAAACTTCTCTTTCCTTCTTCATCTGCTCTCTTCTTAGTAGGACGACCCCTTCTTGGCCTCACAGTTGAACATGCAGCCCCCACTTCCACCATTTTAACGTCTGTGGACAGTTTCTTATTGCACTTGTTAGTGTTGTTTTGTTGTGCTTGTCTTCGAGGTCTAATCCTTGTGTAGTCAGGATCAGAATAACCTGAGTCACTGTCTGATGAACCGCTTGAACACACAtagattttcttatttttcctgCTTCTCAATGAATAGGCCATGGTTTTGATTCAAAAAACACTAAACTTTCTGCTgagaaatacaaattttttataaacaaatccCTGCAACAAAGAAAGTAGAGCTTAAAATAGTAACCATGAAGGCAAAGCTTGgtttaataccaaaaaaaaaaaaaaaacccagtgtTGGGACAATGATTTGGATAATGGAGAGGATCATTTTGATTTGTTACCAATCTtattttgttgcttttgttttcATCTTAATTGAGATTTATAGTGTTATGCACAAATTTGGAAGACTAATTAAAgtataagagaaagaaaacagcTAGCTCTGTGTATCTGAGTAACTGTGGAACTTGAAGTAAGGAATTGGACCTTGAAAGCCCCTATTTATGGTATTAAAATTGTTTATCTCTTATTGTGGGTTCTTCATTAATGTAAGTATATCATGAAAGATTGCAATACAAATTATGGTGACAAATATATTGTCATTTCctatacgattttttttttttaaatgagctAATTACTAATTTGTATTGAATTTTCCTACATATAAGAAAAGAGAGTACAAAAGTTAATTTTGTCCCAGACAATGAGCTAATTAAGGAGAGATTAAAGATATTCTAAGAACTTGCCCATAATACAAAATGATATGATGATgagttcttttttataattcaatagttagaacAATAGGAAAAATGAGACTCTAAACTCTAGTTCTTCTCATAAAAGAAAGCCACAATACCACTGAACTACAATACTTTTTGTGATAATAAGTTCTTTATACCAAATATAATGAATGGGACATATATACACAAACtgataatagaattttaaacaTCATTTAGTATTGAGATACTAAAAATGTTCTAATAAGTAATACAACTCTGATAATAAGAAAGATATATCATCTAATTTTAATGCTTTCAAATGAACATATGAACAAAATTGCTTAAGAACTTCATGACCTGCTCCTGATTTTTTCACTCcgattaatacaaaattttacttgtcatacatataaattatttaaaattttctaaacttattcacagcccaaaaaaattatttaaaattttctaacttaGTCCTACCACGAAaataattggaaaaataaaaaaaataaatcagatTCACTattatatgaagaaaaaaaaagattgatccACTGGGATTATCTCTTTGCTTCTTATTTCtaaatacaattttctttttttaaaataacaagAAAGGGATAAAGAAAAGTAGAAATATATTGCCAAAAATGTTTTGATATTCTCTGAAAACGTTACTAGTTTTCGATTTAGAACGAATAAAACTACACCAAGAGCATCATACTTATAAGTTTGCCTTCTGTTTTttgaaagataaataaatagCCAAACAAAACCTTAACTTAtcgtttatttttttaatatcaataaaACTCACGCTCCATTTGTTTCactttaaaatgttttactATATTTGTTTAAGTTGTTTAACCATAAAATGTTTTGTCCTAAAAAATAACTGTAAAACATTTCggaataatgaaattattttcatctctccaataatatatatatattttttttttactctcctcttaattatattaattaa
Coding sequences within:
- the LOC142611992 gene encoding increased DNA methylation 1-like; translation: MAYSLRSRKNKKIYVCSSGSSDSDSGYSDPDYTRIRPRRQAQQNNTNKCNKKLSTDVKMVEVGAACSTVRPRRGRPTKKRADEEGKRSFEVGESSRRRRRAPYSLMKRTRCANKTGPTESKRTILSWLIDLKIIEEKEEVGYMDDPCQQNILLKGMITRAGILCNCCNKEITVREFEAHAHSNVKRPYANIFLLRRSVSLLRCQIHVLDGIRKSRHCGFNLIEPRETDVDKYDDACVICADGGDLICCDNCPSTIHIDCTNLKRIPQDDWRCPYCVCKYCGDSGYANDELFQCFQCQKKYHWSCHLEVEVDINRPLTPDRSPNVKSFCQLSCKEILEHLDRELRVKNELGGGLSWTLIRQTDLHLATEPTNVDHFQQIVECNCKIAVVWDMMNESFDPIIDRHTNTNVIHSVIYNRESNLTRINFQHFYTAILEKDDEIISAASLRIHGTKIAEMPFVTTNEKYRNQGMWQKLLLAIESVLHFLKVEKLIIPSIEDLVPMWKHKYGFSQVEDSVMNELKCFNTLMFTRAVRLQKSMYKPVVKSDAMEVDGVGNNDNQNGEDAKQNQTNHVEQNATEVDEVKNNDNMALQDGTNMRQNQTKRLLPDLNDEAPEEEPLVPIPME